One Rhizobium sp. NRK18 genomic window carries:
- a CDS encoding thermonuclease family protein, with product MAKLLSILIGVVIGAGSSFVVLNPDTASAIASRLMPEVGQSPPVPAERPYRLCGHGKHTDCVVDGDTFYFGGEKIRIADIDAPETHPSRCQQEQALGDRATERLSQLLTENDFELLPLGKRDRDRYGRKLRVVMIDGKSAGERLVEEGLARKWTGKRRPWCG from the coding sequence GTGGCGAAGCTCTTGTCGATCCTGATCGGCGTGGTCATCGGGGCCGGCAGCTCGTTTGTCGTCCTCAACCCGGACACGGCTTCGGCCATTGCCAGCCGGTTGATGCCGGAGGTTGGGCAGAGCCCGCCCGTGCCGGCAGAGCGGCCCTATCGCCTCTGTGGGCATGGCAAGCATACGGACTGCGTCGTTGATGGCGACACATTCTATTTCGGCGGCGAGAAGATCCGTATTGCCGATATCGATGCCCCGGAAACCCATCCGTCGCGCTGCCAGCAAGAGCAGGCGCTGGGCGACCGCGCCACCGAACGGCTGTCTCAACTGCTGACCGAAAACGACTTCGAGCTGCTGCCACTCGGCAAGCGGGACCGCGACCGCTATGGCCGCAAGCTGCGTGTTGTCATGATCGACGGGAAGTCGGCGGGTGAACGTCTGGTCGAGGAAGGCCTGGCGCGCAAATGGACCGGCAAGCGCCGGCCCTGGTGCGGTTGA
- a CDS encoding transporter has product MQIVETETPGLIWACGMLPGSQTPGMLKEEALPAALAASEGFVWLHLNLADVRVADYLATLPDLTEPALIALTARDSHPAVNVDEGSLYGTLIDYQREFDRHTRDLGRLHFAICGRLIVTTRVHPLRSLDRVRVAIEKSPSKFALPIDVFEQLVVEVQRTMFQLVLEFTEELNEIEDAVYGHKPREGQVPLQPLRRSIVRLHRYLRTMLTAMRHAAAWDEDEMPEGFDESAARLISRLEAADHEVSALQDRARLLHEEADSRLSAETNRHLYILSVMTAFLLPPTLVTGFFGMNTPGLPFSHDGSSGTIWAFGLIIASTAAAWWLLRRVGIL; this is encoded by the coding sequence ATGCAGATCGTCGAAACCGAAACGCCCGGTCTGATCTGGGCCTGCGGCATGCTTCCGGGCTCGCAGACGCCTGGCATGCTGAAGGAAGAGGCGCTGCCGGCAGCACTCGCGGCGTCGGAGGGTTTCGTCTGGCTGCACCTCAATCTCGCGGATGTGCGTGTCGCGGATTATCTCGCCACGCTTCCCGACCTGACGGAACCGGCGCTGATAGCCCTGACCGCCAGAGACAGCCACCCGGCGGTCAACGTCGACGAGGGCTCGCTATACGGCACGCTGATCGACTATCAGCGGGAGTTCGATCGCCACACCCGCGATCTCGGCCGGCTGCACTTCGCCATCTGCGGTCGGCTGATCGTCACGACGCGCGTCCATCCGCTGCGCAGCCTCGACCGGGTGCGTGTCGCGATCGAGAAAAGCCCGTCGAAGTTCGCACTCCCGATCGACGTGTTCGAGCAGCTCGTCGTCGAGGTCCAGCGGACCATGTTCCAGCTGGTGCTGGAATTCACCGAGGAGCTGAACGAGATCGAGGACGCCGTCTACGGCCACAAGCCGCGGGAAGGGCAGGTCCCTCTGCAGCCGCTGCGCCGCTCCATCGTCCGCCTGCATCGCTATCTGCGCACCATGCTGACCGCCATGCGCCACGCGGCGGCCTGGGACGAGGACGAGATGCCGGAAGGCTTCGACGAGTCCGCAGCCCGTCTGATCAGCCGGCTGGAAGCCGCCGACCATGAGGTCTCCGCCTTGCAGGATCGCGCCCGTCTGCTGCACGAAGAAGCCGATTCCCGCCTCTCGGCCGAGACCAACCGCCACCTGTACATCCTGTCGGTGATGACGGCTTTCCTGCTGCCGCCGACGCTCGTCACCGGCTTCTTCGGCATGAATACGCCGGGCCTGCCGTTTTCCCATGACGGGTCGAGCGGCACGATCTGGGCCTTCGGCTTGATCATCGCCTCCACCGCCGCAGCCTGGTGGCTGCTGCGCCGGGTCGGAATTCTTTAG
- a CDS encoding aldo/keto reductase, producing the protein MKNRTLGQGLSVSAIGLGCMGMSHAYGGYDEADSIKTLHRAVEIGVTFFDTAEAYGPFTNEVLVGKALKPLRDKVVIATKFGFKIDPDKSDAQALSGTDGRPEHARAVAEASLKRLDTDVIDLFYLHRMDPTVPIEDTVGAMGDLVKEGKVRHIGLSEVSAETLAKAHAIHPITALQSEYSLWTRDVESNGVLDACRTLGIGFVPFSPLGRGFLTGKMRSTEGLAANDFRLSLPRFQKENMDANQRLVAIVEEIAADKQATAAQVALAWVLAQGDMIVPIPGARRIAHLEQNAAAVDVGLSQADLDRLADAFAPDHVAGNRYPEAMSAMVNR; encoded by the coding sequence ATGAAAAACCGCACACTTGGACAAGGCCTTTCCGTATCCGCCATCGGCCTCGGCTGCATGGGCATGAGCCATGCCTATGGCGGCTATGACGAGGCGGACTCCATCAAGACGCTGCATCGTGCCGTCGAGATCGGCGTGACCTTCTTCGACACGGCGGAAGCCTACGGCCCCTTCACCAACGAAGTTCTGGTCGGCAAGGCGCTGAAACCGTTGCGCGACAAGGTCGTGATCGCCACCAAGTTCGGCTTCAAGATCGATCCGGACAAGTCGGACGCACAGGCGCTTTCCGGCACCGACGGCCGGCCCGAGCATGCGCGCGCGGTGGCCGAAGCCTCGCTCAAGCGGCTCGACACGGATGTCATCGATCTCTTCTACCTGCACCGCATGGACCCGACCGTGCCGATCGAAGACACCGTCGGCGCGATGGGCGACCTGGTGAAGGAAGGCAAGGTCCGCCATATCGGACTGTCCGAGGTTTCCGCCGAAACGCTGGCGAAGGCCCATGCCATCCATCCGATCACCGCCCTGCAAAGCGAATATTCGCTCTGGACCCGCGATGTGGAAAGCAATGGCGTGCTTGACGCCTGCCGCACGCTCGGCATCGGTTTCGTACCCTTCAGCCCGCTCGGTCGAGGCTTCCTCACCGGCAAGATGCGCTCGACCGAGGGGCTTGCGGCCAACGACTTCCGCCTGTCCCTGCCGCGCTTCCAGAAGGAAAACATGGACGCCAATCAGCGACTGGTCGCCATCGTCGAGGAGATTGCCGCCGACAAGCAGGCGACCGCCGCCCAGGTGGCGCTCGCCTGGGTTCTGGCGCAGGGCGACATGATAGTCCCCATTCCCGGCGCACGGCGGATCGCGCATCTGGAACAGAATGCGGCAGCGGTCGATGTCGGCCTGTCGCAGGCCGATCTCGACCGGCTGGCCGACGCCTTTGCCCCGGACCATGTTGCCGGCAATCGCTATCCCGAAGCGATGTCGGCGATGGTCAACCGCTAG
- a CDS encoding GNAT family N-acetyltransferase has translation MSVTIRNVSPADEKQWRALWDAYLTFYRTDLSEDVTASTWSRILDPGSRVSIRVADVDGRLAGFAIHHFHDSTWSIAPDCYLEDLFVEESFRGQGVGRALIEDLIALSRERGWSRLYWHTETDNTAARRLYDTFAGADDYVRYRIKV, from the coding sequence ATGAGCGTGACGATCCGGAATGTGAGCCCTGCGGACGAGAAACAGTGGCGCGCCCTTTGGGATGCCTATCTCACCTTCTACAGGACGGATCTCAGCGAAGACGTGACCGCCTCCACATGGTCGCGCATTCTCGATCCCGGCTCGCGGGTCTCGATCAGGGTCGCCGATGTTGACGGCCGCCTGGCCGGCTTCGCCATCCATCACTTTCACGATTCGACCTGGAGCATTGCGCCCGATTGCTATCTGGAAGATCTCTTCGTCGAGGAAAGCTTTCGCGGCCAGGGCGTCGGGCGCGCGTTGATCGAGGACCTGATCGCGCTCTCACGGGAACGCGGCTGGTCGCGGCTCTACTGGCACACCGAAACCGACAATACCGCCGCCCGGCGGCTTTATGACACCTTCGCCGGCGCCGACGATTACGTGCGCTATCGCATCAAGGTGTGA
- a CDS encoding aldo/keto reductase translates to MQYRDLGRTGIRISPIVFGGNVFGWTADEQTSFSLLDAWLDAGFNAIDTADVYSAWVEGHSGGESEDIIGRWMKAHKVAREKAVIVTKVGHPMWGDQKRLKEKWILQAAEDSLRRLQTDYIDVYLAHFPDKDTPYEETLGAMAKLKEQGKIRSIGASNLDADQLSQSLAAVEKAGLPRYDVLQPEYNLHNRSLFEGPLAELCVKEEIGVISFYALAAGFLTGKYRSKADTEGKSRGGSAARYLDERGFAILGALDRVAEETGAKPAEISIAWLLRKRGLTAPIASATSKAQLDSIVNAAALQLTDEQMRMLDEAG, encoded by the coding sequence ATGCAGTATCGCGACCTCGGCCGGACCGGCATCCGGATTTCACCCATCGTTTTCGGCGGCAACGTGTTCGGCTGGACGGCCGACGAGCAGACCTCGTTTTCCCTCCTGGACGCCTGGCTCGACGCCGGCTTCAACGCGATCGACACGGCGGACGTCTATTCCGCCTGGGTCGAAGGACACAGCGGCGGCGAATCCGAGGACATCATCGGACGCTGGATGAAGGCGCACAAGGTGGCGCGGGAGAAGGCCGTCATCGTCACAAAGGTCGGCCATCCCATGTGGGGCGACCAGAAGCGGCTCAAGGAAAAGTGGATCCTGCAGGCGGCGGAGGATTCGCTCAGACGTCTGCAGACAGATTACATCGACGTCTACCTCGCGCATTTTCCGGACAAGGATACGCCCTACGAAGAGACGCTTGGCGCCATGGCAAAGCTCAAGGAACAGGGCAAGATCCGCTCGATCGGCGCGTCCAATCTCGACGCCGATCAGCTGTCGCAATCCCTTGCGGCGGTCGAAAAGGCCGGGCTGCCGCGCTATGACGTGCTGCAGCCGGAATACAATCTTCACAACCGCAGCCTTTTCGAAGGACCGCTTGCGGAGCTTTGCGTGAAGGAAGAGATCGGCGTCATCAGTTTTTATGCGCTGGCAGCAGGTTTCCTCACCGGCAAATACCGTTCGAAGGCGGATACCGAAGGCAAGAGCCGCGGCGGCAGTGCGGCGCGCTATCTCGACGAGCGAGGCTTCGCCATTCTCGGCGCACTCGACCGCGTCGCCGAGGAGACCGGTGCCAAGCCGGCAGAGATCTCGATCGCATGGCTCCTGCGCAAGCGCGGGCTGACAGCACCGATCGCCAGCGCCACCAGCAAGGCGCAGCTCGACAGTATCGTGAATGCCGCAGCCCTGCAGCTGACGGACGAACAGATGCGTATGCTCGACGAAGCCGGCTAA
- a CDS encoding LysR family transcriptional regulator produces MNRTLLSQLAVFAAVARAGSFRAAARELEIAPSAVSHAIGSLEESLGVRLLARTTRSVRPTEEGERLLATVAPAFAEIDAGLSAVADSGNRPAGPLRITMPLLAAEDLVVPKLGAFVARYPDIELDIRTNDRFEDIVENGFDAGLRLGEHLEADMIAVKVSGPWRGIVVGSPDYFADHPKPVHPGDLIHHRCIRRRFSSGRLYRWEFEKDGKPIEVDVRGPVILSDQRLMRTAALDGAGLAYVFDRRIERDLAEGRLVAVLEDWTPPFDGFHIYYPSRRQMRPALRAFIDFFRHSG; encoded by the coding sequence ATGAACCGCACGCTTCTCTCCCAACTCGCCGTCTTTGCCGCCGTCGCCAGGGCCGGCAGCTTTCGCGCCGCCGCCCGCGAACTTGAGATCGCGCCATCGGCCGTCAGCCATGCGATCGGCAGCCTTGAGGAAAGCCTCGGGGTCCGACTGCTGGCCCGCACCACCCGCAGCGTCCGGCCGACGGAGGAGGGCGAAAGGCTGCTGGCGACCGTCGCTCCCGCCTTTGCCGAAATCGACGCCGGTCTCTCCGCCGTCGCCGACAGCGGCAACCGGCCGGCGGGACCGCTGCGCATCACCATGCCGCTGCTTGCCGCCGAGGATCTGGTCGTGCCCAAGCTCGGCGCCTTCGTGGCCCGCTACCCGGATATCGAGCTCGATATCCGCACCAACGACCGGTTCGAGGATATCGTCGAGAACGGTTTCGACGCCGGTCTTCGGCTCGGCGAGCATCTGGAAGCGGACATGATCGCGGTCAAGGTGAGCGGCCCCTGGCGCGGCATCGTGGTGGGGTCGCCGGACTATTTTGCAGACCATCCGAAGCCGGTGCATCCCGGCGACCTGATTCACCACCGCTGTATTCGCAGGCGCTTTTCCAGCGGCCGGCTCTACCGCTGGGAGTTCGAAAAGGATGGCAAGCCGATCGAGGTGGACGTGCGCGGGCCAGTCATCCTCTCCGACCAACGGTTGATGCGGACCGCAGCGCTTGATGGCGCCGGTCTTGCCTATGTGTTCGACCGCCGCATCGAACGTGATCTGGCCGAAGGCCGGCTCGTCGCGGTGCTTGAGGACTGGACGCCGCCCTTCGACGGCTTCCACATCTATTATCCCTCGCGCCGCCAGATGCGGCCGGCCTTGCGCGCCTTCATCGACTTCTTCCGCCATTCCGGCTGA